One stretch of Clostridia bacterium DNA includes these proteins:
- a CDS encoding ISLre2 family transposase, which yields MISLPIKDLTFKDLERNFFELGCEIARNMMQQFLEQADEDLARKRDKTQLRHKGKKTTTIKTLMGEVVFSRNIYKKVTDDGQVQHIYLLDEALGFEKIGTISSNLAEKIIELSCHKAYRQVAETITELTNQTISHQAVWDIIQTVGQRQREAEKELIEANQNHELCGDREVPVLFEEADGIWLSMQGKSRPKRGNGRKEMKVGIAYEGWEPRYPSSEEYRTVGKTVFAGYHQAQYFQDLREAILAGKYNMDKIKYRILNGDGASWIKYDHEPKTGLFQLDPYHLSKSIIKNVKDKKARYHIHRWLKAGEFDKVYAKLEELRYQCDGLVDEIEKLNDLETYIRNNEEGIISYKDRKGIEIQSPPEGLEYRTLGTMEKNVDLFAKRMKGAKSWSEEGATNLAKIIAIKMGENFKEKLAGLISGQVSEQLTERFEETITNTRKTIDKAIKKNIHPLHRGKLPYSNYKMTNGRRVILNLFNMQDFGELTYR from the coding sequence ATGATCAGTTTACCCATAAAAGACTTAACATTCAAGGACCTAGAACGAAATTTTTTCGAATTGGGCTGTGAAATCGCCAGAAATATGATGCAGCAGTTCCTGGAACAAGCAGATGAAGACCTAGCGAGGAAAAGAGACAAAACTCAACTAAGACATAAAGGCAAGAAAACCACCACCATTAAGACCCTTATGGGAGAAGTGGTATTCAGTAGAAACATCTACAAAAAGGTTACCGATGACGGTCAGGTTCAGCACATTTACTTACTTGACGAAGCCCTTGGTTTCGAAAAAATCGGAACCATATCCTCTAACCTGGCAGAAAAGATCATAGAACTCAGCTGCCATAAAGCCTACCGTCAAGTAGCCGAAACAATCACCGAACTAACCAACCAAACCATAAGCCACCAAGCAGTATGGGATATCATTCAAACCGTAGGCCAAAGACAACGGGAAGCAGAAAAAGAACTCATCGAAGCTAATCAAAATCATGAATTATGTGGCGACCGGGAAGTTCCGGTACTTTTCGAAGAAGCAGACGGGATCTGGCTATCCATGCAAGGCAAAAGCAGGCCCAAAAGAGGCAATGGCCGTAAAGAAATGAAAGTAGGGATAGCTTATGAAGGTTGGGAGCCCCGATATCCGTCCTCCGAGGAATACAGAACAGTAGGTAAAACAGTCTTTGCCGGTTATCACCAAGCCCAGTACTTTCAAGACCTAAGAGAAGCCATCCTAGCCGGCAAATACAACATGGATAAGATAAAGTACCGGATACTAAACGGCGACGGAGCAAGCTGGATTAAATACGACCATGAGCCCAAAACAGGCCTCTTTCAACTGGATCCCTATCACCTATCAAAAAGCATAATCAAAAACGTAAAAGACAAGAAAGCAAGATACCATATCCACAGATGGCTTAAGGCCGGTGAATTTGACAAAGTATATGCCAAACTGGAAGAATTGAGATATCAATGTGACGGCCTTGTCGATGAAATAGAAAAACTTAACGACCTGGAGACCTATATCAGAAACAATGAAGAAGGCATAATCAGCTACAAAGACAGAAAAGGAATAGAAATACAATCTCCACCAGAAGGGTTGGAATACCGGACCCTTGGCACCATGGAAAAGAACGTGGATTTATTTGCCAAACGTATGAAAGGAGCCAAGAGCTGGAGCGAAGAAGGAGCCACTAACCTGGCAAAAATCATAGCCATTAAAATGGGAGAGAACTTTAAGGAAAAGCTGGCCGGTCTCATCTCAGGACAAGTATCAGAGCAATTAACCGAGCGGTTTGAAGAGACCATAACAAACACCAGAAAGACCATAGACAAAGCCATCAAAAAGAACATACATCCCTTACATCGGGGGAAACTCCCCTATTCCAATTACAAGATGACCAATGGGAGGCGAGTTATTCTCAATCTATTTAACATGCAGGATTTTGGTGAATTAACCTACCGTTAA
- a CDS encoding GDSL family lipase, whose translation MLFVCLGDSITYGYPYGPDASWVHLTQTAFMGELVNKGHNGDTTADMLARFEADVIALAPTDVVVLGGTNDAWYKTPLAVVQENIMRMFHLARRHHIRFHLGLPIPINKSALDDPDLPGTLASVPYLDNYRSWMQSFAMEQKINIIDFYTPLLEGDGAGNPAYYADSCHPNRRGYEIMATTMIGYLQTANLA comes from the coding sequence ATGTTATTCGTCTGTCTTGGAGACAGCATCACCTATGGATATCCTTACGGGCCGGACGCCTCCTGGGTCCACCTGACTCAGACTGCCTTCATGGGAGAACTGGTCAACAAAGGCCATAACGGCGACACCACTGCCGATATGCTGGCCAGGTTCGAGGCCGATGTCATCGCACTGGCGCCTACCGATGTGGTGGTCCTAGGCGGCACCAATGACGCCTGGTACAAAACACCGCTAGCCGTCGTGCAAGAAAACATCATGAGGATGTTTCACCTGGCGCGCCGGCATCACATCCGTTTTCATTTAGGACTGCCCATCCCCATTAACAAGTCTGCCCTGGATGACCCAGACTTGCCGGGCACCTTGGCATCGGTTCCGTACCTGGATAACTACCGGTCTTGGATGCAATCCTTCGCCATGGAGCAGAAGATTAATATCATCGATTTCTATACCCCCTTGCTGGAGGGCGACGGTGCCGGCAATCCCGCCTATTACGCGGACTCTTGCCACCCCAATCGCCGGGGCTATGAAATCATGGCTACCACCATGATTGGTTATCTACAAACGGCTAACCTGGCTTAA
- a CDS encoding winged helix-turn-helix transcriptional regulator — MSRNEEPLCEEVCIDKEAVLRAKQNRLTDEEVTQLAETFRALGDPTRIRIIQALRQEELCVCDLCQVLDMSQSAISHQLRVLRNLRLVKFRKSGKNVYYSLDDEHIVSLFDQGLVHIRHD; from the coding sequence TTGTCTCGTAATGAGGAACCCCTTTGTGAAGAAGTTTGTATCGACAAAGAAGCCGTGTTAAGAGCGAAGCAAAACCGGCTCACCGATGAAGAAGTAACCCAATTGGCCGAGACTTTCCGCGCCTTGGGTGACCCAACGCGCATTAGAATTATTCAAGCCCTGCGGCAAGAAGAACTATGCGTCTGCGATTTGTGCCAGGTATTAGATATGAGCCAATCGGCCATTTCCCATCAGCTGCGGGTGCTGCGCAACCTGCGCCTGGTAAAATTCCGCAAGTCAGGGAAGAATGTTTATTATTCCCTGGATGACGAGCATATTGTTTCGCTGTTTGATCAGGGTTTAGTGCATATTCGTCATGATTAA
- a CDS encoding sigma-70 family RNA polymerase sigma factor: MERDEATLIARSQQGDVEAFGELVALYERQVYTIAYRFMGNPEDASDLAQEAFVRAFRAVKSFRGEASFKTWLYHIIANVCRDELRKRKKQVVVSLDAPIMTDDGFITREQDDWSLAPERVYESIELQETIQKLLNQLTPEYRQVLVLREIQGFTYEEIAQILACSLGTVKSRINRARKAMRDLIAANKELFQSTSRLVE, translated from the coding sequence GTGGAAAGAGACGAAGCAACCTTAATTGCAAGATCTCAACAAGGAGACGTAGAGGCTTTCGGTGAGCTGGTTGCTCTGTACGAAAGACAAGTGTATACCATAGCTTACCGTTTTATGGGGAATCCTGAAGACGCCAGCGATCTGGCCCAGGAAGCGTTTGTCAGGGCTTTTCGCGCTGTCAAGAGTTTTCGAGGAGAAGCCTCTTTTAAGACGTGGCTTTATCATATCATCGCTAATGTGTGCCGGGATGAACTGAGAAAAAGAAAGAAGCAGGTAGTTGTTTCCCTTGATGCCCCGATTATGACGGATGATGGTTTTATTACGCGGGAGCAGGATGACTGGTCCCTGGCCCCCGAAAGAGTTTATGAGAGTATAGAATTACAGGAAACCATTCAGAAGCTGTTGAATCAGCTAACCCCCGAATACAGGCAGGTTTTGGTCTTAAGGGAAATCCAAGGTTTCACCTACGAAGAAATCGCTCAAATACTGGCGTGCTCTCTAGGGACCGTAAAGTCGAGGATTAACCGGGCACGCAAGGCGATGCGGGACCTGATTGCCGCCAATAAGGAACTTTTTCAAAGCACCTCACGTCTAGTAGAGTGA
- the polA gene encoding DNA polymerase I: MVVDGSSLAHRAFYALPLLSNRQGVFTNAVYGFVTMLGKILAEEQVDYIAVAFDKGRDTFRTERYAGYKGHRKATPPELVPQFNLIEELLKALRIASFALDRYEADDLIGTMAKKAEAQGMEVLILTGDRDALQLVSPSITVMLTRKGISQLEYYDPAKITEKYGIQPIQLIDVKGLMGDASDNIPGVPGVGEKTALKLIQQYGSVENVLANLDSISGAKLKESLTQYAEQALLSKELATIDCLAPLEFCLDDCLYQSPDYAQLLQYYKDLEFNSLIPAVLDKMGDSADRVAVKQDQPTVLTSWSEYAARWQEAMTHRLVAVELELDGASALRAGLKGIGFATEDGAFGYEVEPGQEQRVLDLVRETAGSSAPAFILHDAKKAMLILGLPGLGRFNLYGDTMVAAYLLNPNSGQKGLPEIVLEHLNLPLVQESSTGLSLGKRALMVYRLHEVLRRKLADTGMLELYTQVELPLVAVLASMEARGVKLDLPQLDSMGRELEESINEITREIYELAGEEFNINSPKQLGRILFEKLGLPPVKKTKTGYSTDAEVLEELAPRHPIVAGILQYRQLVKLHGTYVEGLKALADPATGKVHTTFNQTVTATGRLSSQEPNLQNIPIRLEQGRLIRKAFIPSQADWLLLAADYSQIELRVLAHISGDANLIDAFRKKQDIHARTASEVFGVPLDRVTPEMRRQAKAVNFGIVYGISDYGLSRDLGISRKDAARYIDLYFARYPGVKRYIDQIILDAREKGYVTTLLNRRRYLPDLFSSNRNIRAFGERTAMNTPIQGTAADIIKLAMIKIEEVFRERGLAAAMILQVHDELIFEVPKDELEEVERLVRNIMENVVSLQVPLEVDVKAGPNWYDMVTIERKDDHA; encoded by the coding sequence TTGGTAGTTGACGGCAGCAGCTTGGCTCACCGGGCTTTTTATGCCTTGCCGCTGCTGTCGAACCGGCAGGGCGTATTTACCAATGCGGTGTACGGGTTTGTGACAATGCTTGGCAAGATCCTGGCGGAAGAACAGGTAGATTACATAGCCGTGGCTTTTGATAAAGGCCGGGACACTTTCCGGACGGAGCGTTATGCGGGGTATAAGGGACACCGGAAAGCCACACCGCCGGAACTGGTGCCCCAGTTTAATTTAATTGAAGAACTATTGAAGGCACTCCGCATCGCCAGTTTTGCCTTGGACCGTTATGAAGCCGATGATTTGATCGGGACGATGGCCAAAAAGGCTGAAGCACAGGGGATGGAAGTATTGATCTTAACGGGGGACAGGGATGCGCTGCAATTGGTGTCCCCGTCGATTACAGTCATGCTGACGCGTAAAGGCATCAGCCAGTTAGAGTATTACGATCCGGCCAAAATCACGGAGAAATACGGCATCCAACCTATCCAGTTGATCGATGTGAAGGGACTGATGGGAGATGCTTCGGACAATATTCCCGGTGTGCCGGGTGTGGGAGAAAAAACAGCTCTCAAGCTGATACAGCAGTATGGGAGTGTAGAAAACGTCTTGGCGAATTTGGACAGCATTTCCGGGGCTAAATTGAAGGAAAGCCTGACTCAATATGCAGAACAGGCTTTGCTCAGCAAGGAGTTGGCGACCATAGATTGCCTGGCGCCACTGGAATTTTGTTTAGATGACTGCCTTTATCAAAGTCCTGATTATGCCCAGCTTTTGCAGTACTACAAGGACCTGGAGTTTAACAGCTTGATCCCGGCGGTACTGGACAAAATGGGGGACTCGGCGGACCGGGTGGCGGTAAAGCAGGACCAGCCCACCGTTTTAACGAGCTGGTCCGAGTATGCTGCCCGCTGGCAGGAAGCCATGACCCACCGGCTGGTGGCTGTGGAGCTGGAGCTGGACGGCGCTTCCGCCCTCAGGGCTGGTCTGAAAGGCATCGGTTTTGCCACAGAGGACGGTGCATTCGGTTATGAAGTGGAGCCCGGTCAAGAGCAGCGCGTTCTCGACCTGGTGCGGGAGACAGCTGGCAGCTCTGCACCGGCATTCATCTTGCACGATGCCAAAAAGGCGATGTTGATACTGGGTTTGCCCGGCCTGGGCCGGTTCAACCTGTATGGGGATACCATGGTGGCTGCCTATCTCCTAAACCCCAACAGCGGTCAGAAAGGCTTACCTGAGATTGTCCTGGAACACCTGAACCTGCCCCTGGTGCAGGAAAGCAGTACCGGGTTATCCTTAGGGAAAAGGGCGCTGATGGTGTATCGCTTGCATGAGGTGTTGCGCCGGAAGCTGGCGGACACCGGGATGCTGGAGCTTTATACCCAAGTTGAGCTGCCGCTGGTGGCGGTGCTGGCGTCCATGGAAGCCCGCGGGGTGAAGCTGGATTTGCCCCAACTGGACAGCATGGGGCGGGAACTGGAAGAGAGCATCAATGAAATTACCCGGGAAATCTACGAGCTGGCCGGGGAGGAGTTCAATATCAACTCCCCGAAACAATTAGGCCGTATTCTCTTTGAAAAACTGGGTTTGCCGCCGGTGAAAAAGACTAAGACCGGGTATTCCACCGATGCGGAGGTGCTGGAGGAATTGGCGCCGCGGCATCCCATTGTGGCCGGCATCTTGCAGTACCGCCAACTGGTAAAACTGCACGGAACCTACGTGGAGGGGTTGAAAGCCCTAGCGGATCCGGCTACCGGTAAAGTGCACACGACTTTCAATCAAACGGTGACGGCTACCGGCAGGTTGAGCAGCCAGGAGCCGAACCTGCAAAACATTCCCATCCGGCTGGAGCAAGGTCGCTTGATCCGGAAAGCCTTCATCCCGTCCCAGGCAGACTGGCTCTTGCTGGCAGCAGATTATTCTCAAATCGAGCTCAGGGTACTGGCCCACATCTCCGGTGATGCCAACCTGATTGATGCCTTCCGAAAGAAACAAGATATTCACGCTCGCACGGCCAGTGAGGTCTTCGGGGTGCCTCTGGACCGGGTTACGCCGGAAATGAGACGGCAGGCCAAAGCGGTTAATTTCGGCATCGTCTACGGCATCAGCGATTACGGCTTAAGCAGGGACCTGGGCATCAGCCGGAAAGATGCCGCCAGGTATATTGATTTGTATTTTGCCAGGTACCCGGGGGTGAAAAGATACATTGACCAAATCATTTTGGATGCCAGGGAAAAAGGATACGTTACAACTCTGTTAAATCGCCGCCGTTATTTACCGGATCTCTTCAGCTCTAACCGCAATATCCGTGCCTTCGGGGAGCGGACGGCCATGAATACCCCGATCCAGGGAACGGCGGCGGATATTATCAAACTGGCCATGATTAAAATTGAAGAAGTATTCCGGGAACGGGGCCTGGCTGCGGCCATGATTCTCCAAGTCCATGACGAATTAATTTTTGAAGTGCCCAAAGACGAGTTGGAAGAAGTGGAACGTTTAGTGAGGAATATCATGGAAAACGTGGTGTCCTTGCAGGTTCCCCTAGAGGTGGATGTGAAGGCCGGACCTAATTGGTATGATATGGTGACCATAGAAAGGAAGGACGACCATGCCTGA
- the mutM gene encoding bifunctional DNA-formamidopyrimidine glycosylase/DNA-(apurinic or apyrimidinic site) lyase, with protein sequence MPELPEVETVKRTLADQLTGEKITKVSIHYPGNIRQPEPEVFKQTLIGKEFLAIDRRGKFLLLTLSEGYVLVVHLRMTGQLVLAHAMDGLAKHTHLVFSLSGERELRYADQRKFGTIDLVSQTEMNKLKGLSELGMEPLSPDFTAERLAAVLQNKKRPIKNLLLDQTIVAGIGNIYADEILFEAGIHPEKPAGELSPEEISALWEAVPKMLNLGIQHRGTSIRNYVDGAGQQGGFQNLLRVYGRQGKPCRRCGATIRRTKVSGRGTYFCPGCQGHVEHR encoded by the coding sequence ATGCCTGAGCTGCCGGAAGTAGAAACAGTGAAACGCACCCTGGCTGACCAGTTGACGGGTGAAAAGATTACGAAGGTGTCCATTCATTACCCGGGCAATATCAGACAACCGGAGCCGGAGGTTTTTAAACAGACCTTAATAGGTAAAGAGTTTCTGGCCATTGACCGGCGCGGCAAGTTTCTCCTCCTTACTTTGTCGGAAGGATATGTTCTTGTCGTGCACTTGCGCATGACGGGCCAGCTGGTTTTGGCTCACGCCATGGACGGCTTGGCTAAGCACACCCATCTCGTCTTTTCCTTGTCCGGGGAAAGGGAACTTCGCTATGCGGACCAGCGGAAGTTCGGCACCATTGATCTGGTGTCTCAAACCGAGATGAACAAGTTAAAAGGATTAAGTGAACTGGGCATGGAGCCCTTATCCCCCGATTTTACCGCCGAGCGGTTGGCGGCTGTGCTGCAAAATAAAAAGCGTCCCATTAAAAACCTTTTATTGGACCAAACCATAGTGGCAGGTATCGGCAATATTTACGCTGATGAGATCTTGTTCGAGGCTGGGATTCACCCGGAAAAGCCGGCCGGTGAGCTGTCACCAGAGGAGATATCCGCCTTGTGGGAAGCTGTGCCCAAAATGCTGAACCTGGGAATCCAGCACAGGGGCACATCAATTCGCAACTACGTGGATGGGGCGGGGCAGCAAGGAGGTTTTCAAAACCTGCTGAGGGTCTACGGCCGCCAGGGGAAACCGTGCCGCCGGTGTGGTGCAACCATCCGGAGAACAAAAGTATCCGGCAGGGGTACCTATTTCTGCCCCGGCTGCCAGGGACATGTGGAGCATAGATAA